One stretch of Acropora muricata isolate sample 2 chromosome 12, ASM3666990v1, whole genome shotgun sequence DNA includes these proteins:
- the LOC136892816 gene encoding uncharacterized protein, whose protein sequence is MTLNEVGSNGFWVVSGPSVVANIISSCVKCQRLRGAVQEQRMSDLPEDSLEPTPSFTYCAVNYFGPFIIKDGRKELKRYGVLFTCMERAVHIETANSLKTDAFINALRRFICRRGPFRQLRSDQGANFVGARTELAQVLAEMDQEKIRTKLLEEQCDCISFKMNVPAASHMGGVWERQIRSARNVLSSLLQKNGKQLDAESLRTLMCEAEAIVNSRPLTVSQLADPDSLSPLTPNHLLTMKTKVILAPPGTFQPADVYCRKRWRRVTHLANEFWTRWNKEFSSLIFNSCRSGHALGETWPSMTS, encoded by the coding sequence ATGACCTTGAACGAAGTAGGATCAAATGGTTTTTGGGTGGTCAGCGGTCCATCAGTAGTTGCCAACATCATTTCATCCTGTGTCAAGTGCCAGAGACTGCGTGGCGCAGTACAAGAGCAAAGGATGTCGGACTTACCCGAAGATAGCCTCGAGCCAACTCCATCTTTTACATACTGCGCCGTAAATTATTTTGGGCCCTTCATTATCAAAGACGGAAGGAAGGAACTGAAGCGTTATGGTGTGCTTTTCACCTGCATGGAGAGAGCTGTGCACATTGAAACTGCCAACTCCCTCAAGACTGACGCCTTCATTAATGCCTTGAGAAGGTTTATTTGTCGTCGAGGCCCTTTCCGCCAGCTCAGAAGTGACCAGGGGGCAAACTTCGTGGGAGCTCGTACAGAACTTGCCCAAGTCTTAGCCGAAATGGACCAAGAGAAGATCAGAACCAAGCTATTAGAAGAGCAGTGTGATTGCATCTCGTTCAAGATGAATGTTCCAGCGGCGAGCCACATGGGAGGCGTTTGGGAACGTCAAATAAGATCAGCGCGAAACGTCCTCTCATCTCTATTACAAAAGAACGGAAAGCAGTTAGACGCCGAGTCTCTTAGGACTCTTATGTGCGAAGCCGAAGCGATAGTCAACAGTCGCCCTTTGACTGTAAGTCAACTTGCTGATCCAGATTCGCTGAGTCCACTTACTCCAAACCATCTCCTGACGATGAAGACAAAGGTCATTCTCGCTCCACCGGGTACTTTCCAGCCAGCAGATGTGTATTGTAGGAAGCGTTGGAGACGAGTTACACATTTAGCAAACGAGTTCTGGACTCGCTGGAATAAAGAATTTTCCTCCTTAATCTTCAACAGCTGCAGAAGTGGACACGCCCTGGGAGAAACTTGGCCGTCGATGACATCATAA
- the LOC136893297 gene encoding uncharacterized protein codes for MNETCDFLNDATDAHILVAAMKSFGLSSLDDSPLNNKPPPPTARKAVKKKWLFDVAENMVQSFIVHGVGCHSSGDGKRNLQDPDSSAEQSPNIHLTFVPDEEAELVVTRTPDSSMQQQEMMPTADVTFVGDEDINFVSSQPQNDNRESASIQYLPWLGTSQNTRSSSTPHQESSHSPLEDCVFNYASSTLFLGLFVKQLTDAVHEGDADREDLCWKLMLLLFKVKIKNRNRTKYAYTAMKYLCMTKAILTPRMALKLKWGKYFNDTGKPGGCIPIDQRVEHEVRDVKDHFARLQKNLNETSA; via the exons ATGAATGAG ACCTGTGACTTTCTCAATGATGCCACTGATGCCCACATCTTAGTAGCAGCAATGAAGAGTTTTGGCTTGTCAAGTTTGGATGACTCACCGTTGAACAACAAACCACCTCCTCCAACTGCCAGAAAAGCAGTTAAGAAGAAATGGCTGTTTGACGTTGCTGAGAATATGGTTCAAAGCTTCATAGTTCATGGGGTTGGGTGTCATTCCTCTGGTGACGGTAAAAGAAACTTACAAG ACCCTGATTCTTCTGCTGAGCAGTCCCCCAACATACACCTCACTTTTGTGCCAGATGAGGAGGCTGAACTAGTGGTCACAAGAACACCTGACTCAAGCATGCAGCAACAAG AAATGATGCCAACAGCAGATGTTACTTTTGTGGGTGATGAGGATATCAATTTCGTTTCAAGTCAACCTCAAAATG ATAACAGAGAATCAGCTTCAATCCAATACCTTCCATGGCTAGGCACTAGCCAGAACACAAGGTCTAGTTCAACTCCACACCAGGAGTCAAGTCACAGTCCCTTAGAAGATTGTGTGTTCAATTATGCCAGTTCAACCTTATTTCTGGGGCTCTTTGTCAAACAACTTACTGATGCAGTACACGAGGGAGATGCTGACAGGGAAGACCTTTGTTGGAAACTTATGCTGCTACTATTcaaagtaaaaattaaaaatcgcAACAGGACAAAGTATGCCTACACTGCAATGAAATATCTATGTATGACAAAGGCTATCCTCACACCAAGAATGGCTCTTAAGTTAAAATGGGGCAAGTACTTTAATGACACTGGAAAGCCAGGTGGATGCATTCCAATAGATCAGAGGGTTGAGCATGAGGTTCGTGATGTTAAAGACCACTTTGCAAGGCTTCAAAAGAATCTAAATGAAACAAGTGCATAG
- the LOC136892815 gene encoding uncharacterized protein — protein sequence MFTNITDDTSKKYIISQFCSPQSTLRVIIATVAFGMGINCRDVSQVIHFRSPCSLLNYAQESGRGGRDGRQAVAKLYYSNREFGICSSKFNRKPTKYQSEICDLLKMKSYVSNESECRRLLLLRYFDGEADAKQEIESMSITNHNCCDVCRNVCNCEECVLIEAMDSVEVDDKQMTDQPLETEKRVLSGYQRKCIEKQLLQLRASLLNTSSLLSPDHSTGFTSNVVKQVVKNCETIFTAEDVLQKTDVLDPILAQNILDIVKMEVNPDNLV from the coding sequence ATGTTTACAAACATTACTGATGATACCTCAAAAAAATACATCATCAGTCAGTTCTGCAGTCCTCAGAGTACACTCAGAGTGATCATTGCCACAGTTGCTTTTGGGATGGGCATAAACTGCCGTGATGTCTCACAAGTCATTCACTTTAGATCTCCTTGCAGCCTTTTGAATTATGCTCAGGAATCTGGCAGGGGTGGGAGGGATGGGAGACAAGCAGTAGCCAAATTATATTACTCAAATAGAGAGTTTGGGATCTGTTCATCTAAGTTTAACAGGAAACCAACAAAGTACCAATCTGAAATCTGTGATCTTCTGAAAATGAAGTCCTATGTCTCAAACGAATCAGAATGTCGTCGGCTTTTACTTTTGCGCTATTTTGATGGAGAAGCAGATGCAAAGCAGGAAATTGAAAGTATGAGCATAACCAATCATAACTGTTGTGATGTGTGTAGAAATGTATGTAATTGTGAAGAGTGTGTTCTCATTGAAGCCATGGATTCAGTAGAGGTTGATGACAAGCAAATGACTGACCAACCATTAGAAACTGAGAAGCGAGTTCTGAGTGGATATCAGAGAAAGTGTATTGAAAAGCAACTGCTACAATTGAGAGCATCACTGTTGAATACTAGCTCTCTTCTCTCTCCTGATCACAGTACTGGCTTTACTTCTAACGTTGTGAAACAAGTTGTGAAGAATTGTGAGACTATTTTCACTGCAGAAGATGTTCTTCAAAAAACAGATGTTTTAGACCCTATTTTGGCTCAGAATATCCTTGACATTGTGAAAATGGAGGTAAATCCAGACAACTTAGTCTAA